One Motacilla alba alba isolate MOTALB_02 chromosome 15, Motacilla_alba_V1.0_pri, whole genome shotgun sequence DNA segment encodes these proteins:
- the LOC119707569 gene encoding cytochrome b-c1 complex subunit 9, whose product MVLLRQVYGSLFRRSSTFALSIVLGAVLFERAFDQGADALFEQLNEGKLWKHIKHKYEN is encoded by the exons ATGGTGCTGCTGCGGCAGGTGTACGGCTCGCTGTTCCGCCGCAGCTCCACGTTCGCGCTGTCGATCGTGCTGGGCGCGGTGCTCTTCGAGCGCGCCTTCGACCAGGGCGCGGACGCGCTCTTCGAGCAGCTCAACGAGGGG AAACTGTGGAAGCACATCAAGCACAAGTATGAGaactga
- the ASCC2 gene encoding activating signal cointegrator 1 complex subunit 2, which translates to MPALPLDELQLTERDPKTGKLRTLPALHPEIKADRSFVLYKPPPAIRDPALVEEFLERAKFIVDDLNWLLALPHDKFWCQVIFDESLQKCLDSYLRSAPRKFDVLWDCHPEVHELQKCLHRSVFLTFLRMSTHKESKDHFITPSVFGNIIYNNFLFDIPKILDLCVLFGKGNGLLLQKMIGNIFTQQPSYFSDLDETLPTVLQVFNNILHKCGLQCEGASAEPQKLEEKVSVTAGNMPLQELKDTVLYLCDTCTTLWAFLDVFPLACQTFHKHEFCYRLASFYELAIPELESAIKKRHYEDNSVFADLWRRISHSRKKMIEVFHILVNQVCLQPILESSCENIQPFIEEFLQIFTSVLQERRFLRDYDELFPVEDDVSLLQQASSALDETRTAYILQAVESAWEGVDRKKGQAVKDPAASNGASAMVESTPEDREDPGAACALEEECAGAAAAPVARVSGVELDSLISQVKDLLPDLGEGFILACLEEYGYDTEQVINNILEEKLVPYLDKLDRRMQRQLKPDPTPLVSSRCNVFQNDEFDVFSRDAVDVSRIQKGKRREKDTTRSLVNDKRLVAEQRQRYSQYSVVLEELPLPPGAAPPYEDYEDEYDDTYDGNQVGANDADSDDELISRRPFTIPQVLRPKGYEEGQETEEEDEEEEGEAEKERIKDHFVQDPAVLRERAEARRQAFLARKGHKHDSSAVVGNAKGHGQSRETLQERRKKEANKSTRANHNRRAMADRKRSKGMIPS; encoded by the exons ATGCCAGCGCTGCCTCTGGACGAGCTCCAGCTGACAGAAAGGGATCCCAAGACAGGGAAGCTGAGAACTCTACCAGCACTG CACCCAGAAATTAAAGCAGATCGGTCGTTCGTGCTGTACAAACCCCCTCCTGCCATCAGAGACCCTGCTCTGGTGGAGGAATTCCTGGAGCGAGCAAAATTCATTGTAGATGACCTGAACTGGCTTCTGGCTCTGCCTCATGACAAATTCTGGTGCCAG GTGATCTTTGATGAGAGCCTGCAGAAGTGTTTGGATTCCTACCTGCGCTCCGCCCCTCGCAAGTTCGACGTGCTGTGGGATTGCCACCCGGAGGTGCATGAGCTGCAGAAGTGCCTCCATCGCAGTGtcttcctcaccttcctcagGATGTCCACCCACAAGGAGTCCAAG GATCATTTTATCACTCCCTCTGTCTTTGGAAATATTATTTACAATAACTTCCTGTTTGATATCCCCAAGATTCTGGATCTCTGTGTTCtttttgggaaaggaaatggCCTCCTGCTCCAGAAGATGATTG gaAATATCTTCACTCAGCAGCCCAGCTACTTCAGTGACCTTGATGAAACTCTGCCCACTGTCCTCCAG GTGTTCAACAATATTTTGCACAAGTGTGGCTTGCAGTGTGAAGGGGCCTCTGCTGAGCCCCAGAAACTGGAAGAGAAAGTCAGTGTGACTGCAGGGAACATGCCTCTCCAG GAGCTGAAGGACACCGTGCTGTATTTATGTGACACCTGCACAACTCTCTGGGCCTTTCTTGATGTCTTTCCCTTGGCTTGCCAGACCTTCCACAAACACGAGTTTTGTTACAG ATTAGCTTCATTTTATGAACTGGCAATTCCTGAGCTGGAATCTGCAATCAAGAAGAGGCATTATGAAGATAACAG TGTTTTTGCTGATTTGTGGAGGAGGATTTCGCACTCCAGAAAGAAGATGATAGAGGTTTTTCACATCCTAGTAAACCAAGTCTGTCTGCAGCCCATCCTAGAGAGCAG CTGTGAGAATATTCAGCCATTTATTGAGGAATTTCTGCAGATCTTCACCTCGGTGCTTCAGGAAAGGAG ATTTCTCCGTGACTACGACGAGCTGTTCCCTGTTGAGGATGACGTGAGTCTGCTCCAGCAGGCATCCTCTGCACT AGATGAGACCAGGACAGCCTATATCCTCCAAGCAGTGGAAAGTGCCTGGGAAGGAGTAGACAGGAAAAAAGGACAAGCTGTTAAAGATCCAGCAGCATCCAACGGAGCCTCAGCGATGGTGGAGAGCACCCCTGAGGACAGGGAGGATCCGGGGGCTGCGTGTGCCCTGGAGGAAGAG TGTGCCGGCGCTGCGGCCGCGCCCGTCGCCCGCGTGTCCGGCGTGGAGCTGGACTCCCTGATCTCCCAAGTGAAGGATCTGCTGCCAGATCTTGGAGAGGGATTCATCCTGGCCTGCCTGGAGGAGTATGGATACGACACGGAGCAGGTGATCAACAACATCCTGGAAGAGAAGTTGGTGCCGTACCTGGATAAGCTGGACCGAAGGATGCAAAG ACAGCTGAAGCCAGACCCTACCCCTCTGGTCAGCTCCCGCTGTAATGTTTTCCAGAATGATGAGTTTGATGTTTTCAGTAGGGATGCAGTGGATGTGTCTCGGATCCAGAAAGGCAAGAG gagggagaaggaCACGACGCGGAGCCTGGTGAACGACAAGCGGCTGGTGGCGGAGCAGAGGCAGCGCTACAGCCAGTACAGCgtggtgctggaggagctgcccctgccgcCGGGGGCCGCCCCGCCCTACGAGGACTACGAGGACGAGTACGACGACACCTACGATGGCAACCAAGTGGGCGCCAACGACGCTGACTCGGACGACGAGCTCATCTCCAGGAG GCCATTCACAATTCCTCAAGTCTTGAGACCTAAAGGATATGAGGAAGGACAGGAGACagaggaagaggatgaagaggaggagggggaggctgaaaaggaaagaataaag GACCACTTTGTGCAGGACCCCGCAGTCCTGCGGGAGAGGGCTGAAGCCAGGCGCCAGGCGTTCCTTGCCAGGAAGGG GCACAAGCACGACAGCTCTGCCGTTGTTGGCAACGCCAAGGGCCACGGGCAGAGCCGGGAGACGCTGCAGGAGCGGAGGAAGAAAGAAGCGAACAAAAGCACCCGAGCCAACCACAACCGCCGGGCCATGGCCGACAGGAAGCGCAGCAAGGGCATGATCCCTTCCTGA